A genomic segment from Lagenorhynchus albirostris chromosome X, mLagAlb1.1, whole genome shotgun sequence encodes:
- the LOC132513600 gene encoding protein tyrosine phosphatase type IVA 1-like isoform X2, producing the protein MNHPAPVEVTYKNMRFLNPTNATLNKFIEELKKYGVTTTARICEATYDTTLAEKEGIHVLDWPFHDGAPPFNQTVDDWLSLVTINFHEDPGCCIAVHCVAGLGRGPRGAFNSK; encoded by the exons ATGAACCACCCAGCTCCTGTGGAAGTCACTTATAAGAACATGAGATTTCTTAATCCAACCAATGCGACCTTAAACAAATTTATAGAGGAACTTAAGAAGTATGGAGTTACCACAACAGCAAGAATATGTGAAGCAACTTATGACACTACTCTTGCGGAGAAAGAAGGCATCCATGTTCTCGATTGGCCTTTTCATGATGGCGCACCACCATTTAACCAGACTGTTGATGATTGGTTAAGTCTCGTGACAATTAACTTCCACGAAGACCCTGGTTGTTGTATTGCCGTTCATTGTGTTGCAGGCCTTGGGAGAGGTCCA CGTGGAGCTTTCAACAGCAAGTAA
- the LOC132513600 gene encoding protein tyrosine phosphatase type IVA 1-like isoform X1 — MARMNHPAPVEVTYKNMRFLNPTNATLNKFIEELKKYGVTTTARICEATYDTTLAEKEGIHVLDWPFHDGAPPFNQTVDDWLSLVTINFHEDPGCCIAVHCVAGLGRGPVLVALALIEGGMKYEDAVQLIRQKQRGAFNSK, encoded by the coding sequence ATGGCTCGAATGAACCACCCAGCTCCTGTGGAAGTCACTTATAAGAACATGAGATTTCTTAATCCAACCAATGCGACCTTAAACAAATTTATAGAGGAACTTAAGAAGTATGGAGTTACCACAACAGCAAGAATATGTGAAGCAACTTATGACACTACTCTTGCGGAGAAAGAAGGCATCCATGTTCTCGATTGGCCTTTTCATGATGGCGCACCACCATTTAACCAGACTGTTGATGATTGGTTAAGTCTCGTGACAATTAACTTCCACGAAGACCCTGGTTGTTGTATTGCCGTTCATTGTGTTGCAGGCCTTGGGAGAGGTCCAGTGCTTGTCGCCCTAGCATTAATTGAAGGTGGAATGAAATATGAAGATGCAGTACAGTTGATAAGACAAAAGCAGCGTGGAGCTTTCAACAGCAAGTAA